A DNA window from Candidatus Paceibacterota bacterium contains the following coding sequences:
- a CDS encoding gamma-glutamyltransferase: MNVKTSLNLQIVLIMIISIFAVFYLIQDKPEKIEEVVIDEKEEETKFEAIVSSNQLATEAGFEILSLGGTAADAAIAVAATLSVVEPWFSSVLGGGTWALYYESSSGKVTSIDGVGPVGSLATVSDYEKRGDIAGIHQSNVPGAWDGWMLWLEKYGKLDLEQVLSPAIRIAEEGYLISNDMERWLNNLSSLILSRPDSMAIYALDGKLIKAGDTVYQNNMAKTLRDLINAYNENIENGRSSAIQSARDYYYRGKIAEAIVDFSDRFNGYLTLDDFNNFESQIVEPIS; this comes from the coding sequence ATGAATGTTAAAACATCATTAAACTTGCAAATTGTTTTAATCATGATTATTTCAATTTTCGCAGTTTTTTATTTAATCCAGGATAAGCCGGAAAAAATTGAAGAAGTTGTTATTGATGAAAAAGAGGAAGAAACAAAGTTTGAAGCAATTGTTTCTTCAAATCAGCTTGCCACAGAGGCCGGTTTTGAGATTTTAAGTTTAGGAGGCACCGCAGCCGATGCTGCAATTGCCGTTGCGGCTACTCTTAGCGTTGTTGAACCCTGGTTTTCAAGCGTTCTTGGAGGGGGAACATGGGCTCTTTATTACGAATCATCATCTGGCAAAGTTACAAGCATTGACGGAGTCGGGCCGGTAGGAAGCTTGGCAACAGTATCTGATTATGAAAAGAGGGGAGATATTGCTGGAATACACCAGTCAAATGTTCCCGGGGCTTGGGACGGCTGGATGCTATGGCTTGAAAAATACGGGAAATTAGACCTGGAGCAGGTTCTTTCTCCCGCCATAAGGATTGCAGAGGAAGGATATTTAATTAGCAATGACATGGAAAGGTGGCTCAATAATTTATCTTCTTTAATTTTAAGCAGGCCCGATTCAATGGCTATTTATGCTTTAGACGGAAAACTTATTAAGGCAGGAGATACAGTTTACCAAAATAACATGGCAAAAACGCTTAGAGACCTTATTAATGCTTACAATGAGAATATTGAAAACGGAAGGTCATCTGCAATACAATCGGCAAGAGATTATTATTACAGGGGTAAAATAGCAGAAGCGATTGTTGATTTCTCAGACAGATTTAACGGTTATTTAACTTTAGATGATTTTAATAATTTTGAAAGCCAAATCGTAGAGCCGATTTC